The following are from one region of the Juglans regia cultivar Chandler chromosome 10, Walnut 2.0, whole genome shotgun sequence genome:
- the LOC109011619 gene encoding autophagy-related protein 8C-like, with product MAKSSFKMEHPLERRQAEAARIREKYPDRIPVIVERAEKSDVPDIDKKKYLVPADLTVGQFVYVVRKRIKLSPEKAIFIFVKNILPPTAAMMSAIYEKNKEEDGFLYMTYSGENTFGMC from the exons ATGGCCAAGAGTTCCTTTAAGATGGAACACCCTCTCG AAAGGAGGCAGGCAGAAGCTGCTCGGATCCGTGAAAAGTACCCAGACAGAATACCA GTGATTGTTGAAAGGGCTGAAAAGAGTGATGTGCCTGACATCGATAAGAAAAA ATATCTTGTTCCTGCTGATTTGACCGTTGGCCAGTTCGTGTATGTGGTTCGGAAAAGAATCAAGCTAAGTCCTGAGAAggctattttcatttttgtcaagAACATTCTACCACCCACTG CGGCTATGATGTCTGCAatttatgagaaaaataagGAAGAAGATGGTTTCCTCTATATGACCTACAGTGGCGAGAATACCTTTGGGATGTGCTGA